The following proteins are encoded in a genomic region of Paraburkholderia sp. BL23I1N1:
- a CDS encoding amidohydrolase family protein: MHSHPEAADTLIVGAQLYDGTGAPPVERDVAIRDGRIVAIGNLSNWLAEEVIEANGRALAPGFIDVHTHDDTHVIQSPQMLPKITQGVTTVIVGNCGISASPVSLKGDPPDPMNLLGERDAFQYPTFAAYVEAVNAARPAVNVGALIGHTALRSNQMDRLDRAATAEEIDGMRAQLEEALSNGALGLSSGLAYGSAFSAPTEEVMALAEPLAAAGALYTTHMRTEFDAILDAMDEAYRVGRHAHVPVVISHLKCAGPSNWGRSEEVLKSLEGARRLQPIGCDCYPYNRSSSTLDLKQVTGDIDITITWSEPHSEMAGKLVKDIAAEWGVTQQEAGKRLQPAGAVYHNMSEEDVRRILSHPATMVGSDGLPNDPLPHPRLWGAFPRVLGHYARDAKLLPLEEAVRKMTSLSAHRFGLAQRGEVHIGYHADLVLFDPARVRDAATFENPQQAADGIDAVWVNGVLTYRDGAVTGERAGHFVARGAASKGDAHGAF; this comes from the coding sequence ATGCATTCGCATCCCGAAGCCGCCGATACGCTGATCGTCGGCGCGCAACTTTACGACGGCACGGGCGCGCCGCCGGTCGAGCGCGACGTCGCGATCCGTGACGGCCGCATCGTTGCAATCGGCAATCTGTCGAACTGGCTCGCCGAAGAGGTGATCGAGGCCAATGGCCGCGCACTGGCGCCAGGCTTCATCGACGTTCACACGCATGACGACACGCACGTGATCCAGTCGCCGCAAATGCTGCCGAAGATCACGCAGGGCGTGACGACGGTGATCGTCGGCAATTGCGGGATCAGCGCGTCGCCGGTTTCGTTGAAGGGCGATCCGCCCGATCCGATGAACCTGCTTGGCGAGCGCGACGCGTTCCAGTACCCGACTTTCGCTGCGTACGTCGAAGCGGTGAACGCGGCGCGTCCCGCGGTGAATGTCGGCGCGCTGATCGGGCACACGGCGTTGCGCAGCAATCAGATGGACCGGCTCGATCGTGCGGCGACGGCCGAGGAAATCGACGGAATGCGCGCGCAACTTGAAGAGGCGTTGTCGAACGGGGCGTTGGGCCTGAGTTCTGGACTCGCGTACGGTTCCGCCTTTTCCGCGCCCACCGAAGAAGTGATGGCGCTGGCCGAGCCGCTCGCGGCCGCCGGCGCGCTTTACACGACGCACATGCGCACCGAGTTCGACGCGATTCTCGACGCGATGGACGAAGCGTACCGGGTGGGCCGTCACGCGCATGTGCCGGTGGTGATTTCGCATCTGAAGTGCGCGGGGCCGTCGAACTGGGGGCGTAGCGAAGAGGTGCTGAAGTCGCTGGAAGGCGCGCGGCGGTTGCAGCCGATCGGTTGCGATTGCTATCCGTACAACCGCAGTTCGTCGACGCTCGATCTGAAGCAGGTGACGGGCGACATCGACATCACGATTACGTGGTCGGAGCCGCATTCCGAGATGGCGGGCAAGCTGGTGAAGGATATTGCCGCTGAGTGGGGCGTCACGCAGCAGGAGGCGGGCAAGCGCTTGCAGCCGGCGGGCGCGGTGTATCACAACATGTCCGAGGAGGACGTGCGGCGGATTCTGTCGCATCCCGCCACGATGGTTGGTTCGGATGGTTTGCCGAATGATCCGCTGCCGCACCCGCGGTTGTGGGGCGCGTTTCCGCGCGTGCTTGGCCACTACGCACGCGATGCGAAGTTGCTGCCGCTTGAAGAGGCGGTGCGCAAGATGACCAGTTTGTCGGCGCACCGGTTTGGTTTGGCGCAGCGAGGCGAGGTGCATATCGGTTATCACGCGGATCTGGTGTTGTTCGATCCGGCCAGGGTTCGCGACGCGGCGACGTTCGAGAATCCGCAACAGGCGGCTGACGGCATCGACGCGGTGTGGGTGAACGGTGTGTTGACTTACCGCGATGGCGCCGTGACCGGCGAACGGGCAGGGCATTTTGTGGCGCGTGGCGCGGCGTCGAAGGGTGACGCGCACGGCGCGTTTTGA
- a CDS encoding MDR family MFS transporter: MAVHTAAHHSSGQVLPFRESLLAMLGISFVTMLVALDQTVVGTALPTIVAELKGFELYAWVATSYLLTSVITVPIFGRLGDYYGRKPFVIASIVVFTGASVLCGAANNMLFLVLARGLQGIGGGMLVGTAFACIPDLFPDSVVRLRWQVLMSSAFGIANAVGPSLGGFLTQYYGWRSVFYVNLPVGLLSLFFVWRFLPHLRHVEHKSKMRLDWPGALLIAVALGSLQLFVELLPKHGVTLGAFALLALSVASAYALWQWEKRCPTAILPVDMFRNRSLAALFTLAVLGGFTMFSLLFYAPLLFQGGFGMSPKEAGLVITPLVVFITIGSIANGRIVSRVRNPNLMLYVGFALLALSCLGVVIATRSMPQWLLMSFMVAGGLGLGFVMPNLTIFAQQTAGREHLGIATALLQSLRMIGGMIGTALTGTLISHMYASGVRSALDNDHASQWFADLGDPQILINRDAQTTLLGQLTQAGHNGAMLLESAREALVAAIHLGLALAAIIAVVSVWQSRRVPPIKLQRKLEPVIHAD, encoded by the coding sequence ATGGCTGTCCATACCGCGGCCCACCATTCGAGTGGGCAAGTTTTGCCTTTCCGTGAGTCGCTGCTGGCGATGCTCGGCATTTCCTTCGTCACGATGCTGGTCGCGCTCGACCAGACGGTGGTCGGCACCGCCTTGCCCACTATCGTCGCGGAGCTTAAGGGATTCGAGCTTTACGCGTGGGTCGCCACGTCATATCTGCTGACCTCGGTGATTACCGTACCGATCTTTGGCCGACTCGGCGACTATTACGGGCGCAAGCCGTTCGTCATCGCGTCCATCGTCGTGTTCACGGGGGCTTCGGTGCTGTGCGGCGCTGCCAACAACATGCTGTTCCTCGTGCTCGCACGCGGCTTGCAGGGCATCGGCGGCGGCATGCTGGTCGGCACCGCCTTCGCGTGCATTCCCGATCTCTTCCCCGACTCGGTCGTGCGGCTGCGCTGGCAGGTGCTAATGAGTTCGGCGTTCGGCATTGCGAACGCGGTGGGGCCGTCGCTAGGTGGCTTTCTCACGCAGTATTACGGCTGGCGCTCGGTGTTCTACGTGAATCTGCCAGTGGGCTTGCTGTCGCTGTTTTTCGTCTGGCGCTTCCTGCCGCATCTGCGGCATGTCGAGCACAAGAGCAAGATGCGGCTCGATTGGCCGGGTGCGCTACTGATCGCGGTGGCGCTCGGTTCGCTGCAATTGTTTGTCGAGTTGCTACCAAAACACGGCGTGACGTTGGGCGCCTTCGCGCTGCTCGCGCTGAGCGTCGCCTCGGCATACGCGTTGTGGCAGTGGGAAAAGCGTTGCCCGACGGCGATTCTGCCGGTGGATATGTTCCGCAATCGCAGTCTGGCGGCGCTCTTCACGCTCGCCGTGCTGGGCGGCTTCACGATGTTCTCGTTGCTGTTCTACGCGCCGTTGCTCTTTCAGGGCGGTTTCGGGATGTCGCCGAAAGAAGCGGGGCTCGTCATTACGCCGCTCGTCGTGTTCATCACGATTGGCAGTATTGCCAACGGCCGTATCGTCTCGCGTGTGCGCAATCCGAATCTGATGCTGTACGTCGGCTTCGCGCTGCTGGCGCTGTCGTGCCTGGGTGTGGTGATCGCGACGCGCTCCATGCCGCAATGGCTATTGATGTCGTTCATGGTGGCCGGCGGACTCGGTCTCGGCTTCGTGATGCCCAATCTGACGATCTTCGCGCAGCAGACAGCCGGCCGCGAACACCTCGGTATCGCTACCGCGCTGCTGCAGTCGCTGCGGATGATCGGCGGGATGATCGGCACGGCGCTGACCGGCACGTTGATTAGCCATATGTACGCGAGCGGCGTGCGCAGCGCGCTGGACAACGATCACGCTTCGCAATGGTTCGCCGATCTCGGCGACCCGCAAATTCTGATCAATCGCGACGCGCAAACCACCTTGCTTGGGCAGTTGACGCAGGCGGGCCACAACGGCGCGATGTTGCTCGAGAGTGCGCGCGAGGCGCTCGTCGCGGCGATTCATCTGGGTCTCGCGCTGGCGGCGATCATCGCCGTGGTGTCCGTGTGGCAAAGCCGCCGTGTGCCGCCGATCAAGCTCCAGCGCAAGCTCGAGCCGGTGATTCACGCAGATTGA
- the ltrA gene encoding group II intron reverse transcriptase/maturase — protein MTLSGGDHGTTATRDDSGVDAKSFEIPKRLIWEAWKRVAANQGGPGVDRESIETFRNRLARNLYALWNRMSSGSYFPQPVKEVLIPKGDGFRPLGVPTITDRVAQMAVKLLVEPGIDAIFHSSSFGYRPNKSAKQAVAQARRNCWRYDWVVDIDLKSFFDTIDHGLLRRAVEKHVSEPWARLYIRRWLESPVQKQTGELVARDRGTPQGGVISPLLANLFLHYAFDRWVQTEHPDVPFERYADDVVCHCRTKQQAEKFLSALRERLTACGLLLHPEKTRLVYCKDGRRRGEHTHTKFDFLGFSFHARTVQDRAGNLFTGFGPAVSQKALTRMSLAIRSLSLNRSTSLTLSELARRINPMVRGWVNYYGAFYPEPLKRFLVRIDLRLGGWARNKYKRLRGHKRRSWAWLKRCRESLPQLFAHWDFCFEERRTRGAV, from the coding sequence ATGACCTTGTCTGGTGGAGATCATGGAACAACTGCGACGCGGGATGATTCCGGGGTTGACGCCAAGTCGTTCGAGATACCCAAGCGATTGATCTGGGAAGCCTGGAAACGCGTGGCTGCCAATCAAGGCGGTCCGGGCGTGGACCGGGAGAGTATTGAAACCTTCCGCAATCGTTTGGCGAGAAATTTGTACGCTCTGTGGAATCGAATGAGTTCGGGGAGTTACTTTCCTCAACCGGTCAAGGAGGTGCTGATTCCGAAGGGGGACGGGTTTCGTCCTCTCGGGGTACCGACCATCACTGACCGAGTGGCTCAGATGGCAGTCAAGTTACTGGTTGAGCCGGGAATCGATGCGATATTTCATTCATCATCGTTCGGCTATCGTCCTAACAAATCGGCGAAGCAAGCTGTGGCGCAAGCGAGAAGGAACTGTTGGCGCTACGACTGGGTAGTCGATATTGACTTGAAATCCTTCTTTGACACCATCGACCACGGGCTTCTCAGACGTGCGGTCGAAAAGCACGTTTCGGAGCCATGGGCACGACTCTACATCAGACGCTGGCTAGAGAGTCCGGTACAGAAGCAAACCGGGGAGCTGGTTGCTCGGGATCGAGGCACTCCGCAAGGTGGAGTGATCAGTCCGCTATTGGCTAACCTCTTTCTTCACTACGCGTTTGATCGATGGGTTCAGACTGAGCATCCGGATGTGCCGTTTGAACGGTATGCCGACGATGTTGTCTGTCATTGCAGGACGAAGCAGCAGGCGGAAAAGTTTTTGTCTGCCTTGCGGGAGCGGCTTACCGCATGTGGGCTTTTGCTACATCCGGAAAAGACGCGCCTAGTTTACTGCAAAGATGGCCGGCGTCGAGGGGAACATACCCACACCAAGTTCGATTTCCTTGGTTTCAGCTTTCATGCTCGGACAGTCCAAGACCGAGCGGGAAACCTGTTCACCGGATTCGGACCTGCGGTAAGTCAAAAGGCGCTAACGCGAATGTCTCTGGCCATTCGAAGCCTGAGTCTCAATCGAAGTACCTCATTGACGCTGTCCGAACTGGCGCGGCGCATAAACCCGATGGTCAGGGGATGGGTGAATTACTACGGTGCCTTCTATCCGGAGCCGTTGAAACGGTTCTTGGTCAGAATAGACTTGCGGCTTGGCGGGTGGGCGCGAAATAAGTACAAGCGACTGAGAGGACACAAACGACGATCTTGGGCGTGGCTCAAACGATGTCGGGAAAGTCTTCCCCAGCTGTTCGCGCACTGGGATTTCTGTTTCGAAGAACGGCGGACAAGAGGAGCCGTATGA
- the queF gene encoding NADPH-dependent 7-cyano-7-deazaguanine reductase QueF (Catalyzes the NADPH-dependent reduction of 7-cyano-7-deazaguanine (preQ0) to 7-aminomethyl-7-deazaguanine (preQ1) in queuosine biosynthesis): MTPEQSPLGKASAYTEQYDASLLFPIARKNAREAIGIGAQLPFFGTDIWNAYELSWLNARGKPQIAVATFFVPADSPNIVESKSFKLYLGSFAQTAFESMDVVRDTIKRDVSASCGTTVSVHLAAPYEFGKLQMEEFEGLSLDRLDLDTDVYQPDASLLKAALDEAPVEETLISNLLKSNCPVTGQPDWGSVQIHYVGPQIDHAGLLRYIISYRNHTGFHEQCVERIFIDVLKACRPVKLAVYARYTRRGGLDINPFRTNYNLPMPDNLRLARQ; the protein is encoded by the coding sequence ATGACACCCGAACAATCACCGCTGGGTAAGGCTTCCGCTTACACCGAACAATATGACGCTTCGCTGCTCTTTCCGATTGCCCGGAAGAATGCACGCGAGGCGATTGGGATTGGCGCGCAGTTGCCGTTTTTCGGCACGGACATCTGGAATGCTTACGAGCTTTCCTGGTTGAATGCGCGCGGCAAGCCTCAGATTGCCGTGGCGACTTTCTTTGTGCCGGCTGATTCGCCGAATATTGTCGAGTCGAAGTCGTTCAAGCTCTATCTTGGGTCGTTTGCGCAGACGGCGTTCGAGTCGATGGACGTTGTGCGGGATACGATCAAGCGGGATGTTTCCGCTTCTTGCGGCACGACGGTTTCTGTTCATCTGGCTGCGCCGTATGAGTTCGGCAAGCTGCAGATGGAGGAGTTTGAAGGTTTGTCGCTGGACCGGCTCGATCTGGATACGGATGTTTATCAGCCGGATGCTTCGTTGCTTAAGGCTGCGCTTGATGAAGCGCCGGTTGAGGAGACGTTGATCTCTAATTTGTTGAAGTCGAATTGTCCGGTGACCGGGCAGCCTGACTGGGGCAGTGTGCAGATTCATTACGTCGGGCCGCAGATCGATCATGCGGGTTTGCTGAGGTACATCATCTCCTATCGGAATCACACCGGATTTCATGAGCAGTGTGTCGAGAGAATTTTTATCGATGTTCTTAAGGCCTGCCGGCCGGTGAAGCTTGCTGTTTATGCGCGGTATACGCGGCGTGGTGGGTTGGATATTAATCCGTTTCGCACTAACTATAATTTGCCGATGCCGGATAATTTGCGGTTGGCGCGGCAATAA
- a CDS encoding MarR family winged helix-turn-helix transcriptional regulator produces the protein MEEQDRVAVMQQFGRTYRAFMSAFESQVGHPLPRWRILLALHEQAGESSQKRLVERLRVDPGALTRQLKTLEGLGWIARSMDTRDNRVTNVRLTETGQSAIEASLPARNAFLHDTIAALPDDALNALSGALKLLEVRIGEVAATANPAGADSAASAQAPETATAR, from the coding sequence ATGGAAGAACAGGACCGCGTCGCCGTCATGCAGCAATTCGGCCGCACTTATCGGGCGTTCATGTCGGCGTTCGAGTCCCAGGTCGGCCATCCGTTGCCGCGCTGGCGCATTCTGCTCGCGCTGCATGAGCAGGCCGGCGAGTCGTCGCAGAAGCGGCTGGTCGAGCGCTTGCGCGTCGATCCGGGCGCGCTCACGCGGCAGTTGAAAACGCTCGAGGGTTTGGGCTGGATTGCTCGCAGCATGGATACGCGCGATAACCGCGTGACCAATGTGCGGTTGACCGAAACGGGGCAGTCGGCGATCGAAGCCAGCTTGCCTGCCCGCAACGCTTTTTTGCACGATACGATAGCGGCATTGCCCGACGATGCGCTGAACGCGCTGTCGGGGGCGTTGAAGTTGCTAGAAGTGCGGATCGGCGAAGTGGCGGCGACGGCTAACCCGGCAGGCGCGGATTCCGCCGCTTCTGCGCAAGCTCCCGAAACGGCCACGGCACGTTAA
- a CDS encoding MurR/RpiR family transcriptional regulator produces the protein MNSTAEPLAFDIVARIAECAPELRSAERKVAALILDDLTGASRASIGALAQQAEVSVATVTRFAKAVGCRDVRELKLRLAQAAAVGQRFLQTGGPADAPEPIATRVFDELQTALAHNHQLLRQAPLAGAAAALRAARMIYVFGMGGGSTALADEMRFRLVRLGRPVATYQDGLLQRMVASTVSRECVVIVLSTTGRVPEMVENCKIARSYGATVIALTAPASPLAKLADWVIPIVAFETDFIYKPSSSRYAMMMALDVLVTELAVSQGDESRELLRRMKHALDAHRGGGDRQPLGD, from the coding sequence ATGAACTCAACCGCCGAACCGCTAGCTTTCGACATCGTCGCGCGCATCGCCGAATGCGCGCCGGAACTGCGTTCGGCCGAACGGAAGGTCGCCGCGCTGATTCTCGACGATCTGACCGGTGCGTCGCGTGCCAGTATTGGCGCGCTGGCCCAGCAGGCCGAGGTGAGCGTCGCGACCGTGACGCGCTTTGCGAAGGCGGTGGGTTGCCGCGACGTGCGGGAGTTGAAACTGCGGCTCGCGCAGGCCGCGGCGGTCGGTCAGCGCTTCCTGCAAACGGGCGGACCCGCCGATGCGCCCGAGCCCATCGCCACCCGCGTATTCGACGAACTGCAAACCGCGCTTGCGCATAACCATCAACTGCTTCGCCAGGCGCCTTTAGCCGGTGCCGCAGCCGCATTGCGCGCTGCGCGAATGATCTATGTCTTCGGCATGGGTGGCGGTTCGACTGCATTGGCTGACGAAATGCGGTTCAGGCTCGTGCGTCTGGGCCGGCCCGTCGCGACGTATCAGGACGGCTTGTTGCAGCGCATGGTGGCGAGCACCGTATCGCGCGAGTGTGTCGTGATCGTGTTGTCCACCACCGGGCGCGTGCCCGAGATGGTCGAGAACTGCAAGATTGCGCGCAGCTACGGCGCGACCGTGATCGCGCTGACCGCGCCGGCTTCGCCTCTGGCCAAACTGGCCGACTGGGTGATTCCGATTGTCGCCTTCGAAACCGATTTCATTTACAAGCCGTCGTCGTCCCGTTACGCGATGATGATGGCGCTCGATGTGCTCGTCACCGAACTTGCCGTCAGTCAGGGTGACGAGAGCCGCGAATTGCTGCGCCGCATGAAGCACGCGCTCGACGCGCACCGCGGCGGCGGCGATCGACAACCGTTAGGAGACTGA
- a CDS encoding RidA family protein, whose protein sequence is MKRYGVEGGKGTGGQHMPFARAVEADGWLFVSGQTPMENGEVINGGIVEQSHKAIQNVFAILKEAGYGAEHVVRCGVWLDDPRDFASFNKVFREYFGENPPARACVVSSMVIDCRVEVDCVAYKKPSA, encoded by the coding sequence ATGAAGCGATATGGCGTTGAAGGCGGCAAGGGTACCGGTGGTCAACATATGCCCTTTGCTCGGGCGGTCGAAGCAGATGGCTGGTTGTTCGTTTCCGGGCAGACGCCGATGGAAAACGGTGAGGTGATCAACGGTGGCATCGTTGAGCAATCGCACAAGGCGATTCAGAATGTTTTCGCTATCTTGAAGGAAGCGGGGTATGGGGCGGAGCATGTCGTTCGGTGCGGTGTGTGGCTCGACGATCCGCGGGATTTTGCTTCGTTCAATAAGGTGTTTCGGGAGTATTTTGGCGAGAATCCGCCGGCTCGGGCTTGTGTGGTTTCTTCGATGGTGATTGATTGTCGGGTTGAGGTTGATTGCGTTGCTTATAAGAAGCCTTCGGCCTAG
- a CDS encoding 5'-nucleotidase, whose protein sequence is MAFSLVDKLVVAISSRALFDFEEENCVYEAGNLQAYEALQRERLTVPAKPGVAFPLIRKLLALNAGGHRVEVVILSRSDPISGLRAFHSCREYGLAIERGVFTRGRAPFSYLKPLNASLFLSANQDDVRDALAAGFPAARVLPESAKMASKYPDEIRIAFDGDAVLFSDEAERIFQKDGLRAFVGHEIHNKDLPLADGPLKPLLEALHRLQKLADEAAPMHIRTALVTARSAPAHERAIRTLMAWNIEIDEAMFLGGLDKSAFLREFEPDFFFDDQIGHCESARVVTATGHVLSGIVNAS, encoded by the coding sequence ATGGCTTTTTCGCTTGTCGACAAACTGGTGGTGGCAATCTCGTCGCGCGCGCTGTTCGACTTCGAGGAAGAGAACTGCGTGTACGAAGCCGGCAACCTGCAGGCGTATGAAGCGTTGCAGCGCGAACGGCTGACCGTGCCCGCCAAGCCGGGCGTTGCGTTTCCGCTGATCCGCAAGCTGCTGGCGTTGAATGCAGGCGGCCACCGGGTCGAAGTGGTGATCCTGTCGCGCAGCGATCCGATCAGCGGGTTGCGCGCGTTTCATTCGTGCAGGGAGTATGGGCTGGCGATCGAACGCGGCGTGTTTACGCGTGGGCGGGCGCCATTCAGCTATCTGAAGCCGTTGAACGCGTCGCTGTTTTTGTCCGCGAATCAGGACGATGTACGCGACGCGTTGGCCGCCGGATTTCCGGCCGCGCGCGTCTTGCCCGAATCGGCGAAAATGGCGAGTAAGTATCCGGATGAAATCCGGATTGCCTTCGACGGCGACGCCGTACTGTTTTCCGACGAAGCCGAGCGCATCTTTCAAAAAGATGGCTTGCGGGCGTTCGTCGGCCATGAGATTCACAACAAGGATTTGCCGCTCGCGGATGGGCCTTTGAAGCCGTTGCTCGAAGCGCTGCACCGGCTGCAGAAACTCGCGGATGAAGCCGCGCCGATGCATATTCGTACGGCATTGGTGACGGCGCGCTCGGCCCCGGCGCATGAGCGCGCGATCCGCACATTGATGGCGTGGAACATCGAAATCGACGAAGCGATGTTCCTCGGCGGCCTCGACAAGAGCGCGTTTTTGCGCGAGTTCGAGCCGGACTTTTTCTTCGACGACCAAATTGGCCATTGCGAATCGGCCCGCGTCGTGACGGCGACGGGGCACGTGCTGAGTGGCATCGTGAACGCATCATGA
- a CDS encoding amino acid deaminase, whose amino-acid sequence MKVTNYQGATIDPYSKGLGMVPGTSIQLTDAARLEWNLLNEDVSLPAAVLYADRVEHNLKWMQAFVAEYGVKLAPHGKTTMAPQLFRRQLETGAWGITLATAHQVRAAYHGGVSRILMANQLVGRRNMMMVAELLSDPDFEFFCLVDSVEGVEQLGQFFTSVRKPLQVLLELGVPGGRTGVRDEAQRNAVLEAIARYPDVLKLAGVELYEGVLKEEHEVREFLQSAVAVTRALVEEGRFARTPAVLSGAGSAWYDVVAEEFVKASETGKVEVVLRPGCYLSHDVGVYRKAQTDIFARNPVAKKMGEGLLPALQLWAYVQSIPEPDRAIIGLGKRDSAFDAGMPEPARHYRPGTEAPRDIAASEGWEIFGLMDQHAYLRIPAGADLKVGDMIAFDISHPCLTFDKWRQVLVLDPSYRVTEVIETFF is encoded by the coding sequence ATGAAAGTTACAAACTATCAGGGCGCAACGATTGATCCTTATAGCAAGGGCTTGGGCATGGTTCCGGGCACCAGTATCCAACTCACGGATGCCGCGCGCCTCGAGTGGAATCTGCTGAACGAAGACGTGAGCCTCCCCGCCGCCGTGCTGTACGCGGATCGTGTGGAACACAACCTGAAGTGGATGCAGGCGTTCGTCGCAGAATACGGTGTCAAGCTCGCGCCGCACGGCAAAACCACCATGGCGCCGCAGCTGTTTCGCCGTCAGCTCGAAACCGGCGCATGGGGTATCACGCTCGCCACCGCGCATCAGGTGCGCGCGGCGTATCACGGCGGCGTTTCGCGAATCCTGATGGCTAATCAGCTGGTCGGCCGCCGCAACATGATGATGGTCGCCGAATTGCTGAGCGACCCTGATTTCGAGTTCTTCTGCCTCGTGGATTCGGTCGAAGGCGTCGAGCAATTGGGGCAGTTTTTCACGTCGGTACGCAAGCCGTTGCAAGTATTGCTCGAGCTCGGCGTGCCGGGCGGCCGCACCGGCGTGCGCGACGAAGCGCAGCGCAACGCGGTGCTCGAAGCGATCGCACGCTATCCGGACGTGTTGAAGCTGGCGGGCGTCGAGTTATATGAAGGCGTGCTGAAAGAAGAACACGAGGTGCGCGAGTTCCTGCAGAGCGCCGTCGCCGTGACGCGCGCGCTGGTCGAGGAAGGACGTTTTGCCCGCACGCCGGCCGTTCTGTCAGGCGCCGGCTCGGCCTGGTACGACGTGGTCGCGGAAGAATTCGTGAAGGCATCGGAAACCGGCAAGGTCGAAGTCGTGCTGCGGCCCGGCTGCTATCTGTCACATGACGTCGGCGTCTACCGTAAGGCGCAAACTGACATCTTCGCGCGCAATCCGGTCGCAAAGAAAATGGGCGAAGGACTCTTGCCGGCGCTGCAACTATGGGCGTACGTGCAGTCGATCCCGGAACCGGATCGCGCGATCATCGGTCTCGGCAAACGCGATTCCGCTTTCGACGCGGGCATGCCGGAACCGGCGCGCCACTATCGTCCGGGCACGGAGGCACCGCGCGATATCGCGGCGAGCGAAGGCTGGGAGATTTTCGGCTTGATGGATCAGCACGCGTATTTGCGGATTCCCGCGGGTGCCGATTTGAAAGTGGGCGACATGATTGCGTTCGACATCTCGCACCCCTGCCTTACTTTCGACAAGTGGCGTCAGGTGCTGGTGCTCGATCCGTCGTATCGCGTGACTGAAGTGATCGAAACGTTCTTCTGA